From the genome of Streptomyces xanthophaeus:
ACCCGCCGTTCTGCCTCCGCGCCGCGGAGAAGACCGCCGCCGACGCCGGCAGCCTCGGCATCGTGATCGGTGGCTCCGGCAACGGGGAGCAGATCGCCGCGAACAAGGTCAAGGGCGTCCGCGCCATCCTGGCCTGGAGCGTCCAGACCGCCCAGCTCGGCCGTGAGCACAACAACGCCAACGTCATCTCCGTCGGCGGCCGCATGCACACGCAGGACGAGGCCGTCAGCTTCATCGAGGCCTTCCTGGCGACCCCGTACTCCGACGAGGAGCGCCACACCCGCCGCATCGACATGCTCTCCGCGTACGAGACCACCGGCGAGCTTCCCCCGATCCCGGCCCACCACCCGCAGGGCTGATCCCGCTTCCGGCCGTGCCGCCCCTCGCGGGGGTGGTGCGGCCGGTTTCTCTTTCCGAGGAGCTCCGCCGTGCCCGAGGGGCATACGATCCACCGCCTCGCCCAGGACCACGCCGAGCGGTTCGCGGGCCGGCCGGTCCGCGTCAGCAGCCCCCAGGGCCGCTTCGCGCAGAGCGCGGCCGTGCTCGACGGGCGCGAGCTGGACGGCGCCGAGGCGCACGGCAAGCACCTCTTCCTGGAACTCGGCGACGCCTGGATCCACATCCACCTCGGCCTGTTCGGCAAGCTCGGCTTCGGCCCCGCCCCGGCCCCGCCCGCCACGGAAACGGTCCGGCTGCGCCTGCTGAACGAGGACCACTACGCCGACCTGCGCGGCCCCACCGCCTGCGCACTGATCGGCGAGGGTGAGAAGAAGGCGATACACGACCGGCTCGGCCCGGACCCGCTGCGCGCCGACGACGACCCCGAGCGGGCCTGGACCCGGATCTCTCGCTCCCGCACCACCGTCGCCGCCCTGCTCATGGACCAGAAGATCGTCGCGGGCATCGGCAACGTCTACCGCGCCGAGGTCCTCTTCCGGCACGGCATCGACCCGTACCGCCTGGGCCGGGACCTCACCCGCGGCGAGTGGGACGCCATGTGGGCCGACCTGGCCGCCCTGATGCGCGAGGGTGTGCGCAACAACCGCATCGACACCGTCCGCGACGAGCACCTGCCCGAGGCCATGGGCCGGCCGCCGCGCGTCGACGACCACGGCGGCGAGGTGTACGTCTACCGGCGGGCGAACATGCCCTGCCACATCTGCGGCGGCGAGATCCGCACCGCCGACCTCGCCGCCCGCAACCTCTTCTGGTGCCCCGGCTGCCAGTCCCGCTGACGCGGCCGTCCCGTTCCTGTCGCCCCGTTTCTGGAAACCGTGCGGCAGGCCAGGGCGCCACGTCCCCGGCGAAGGCGCGCCAGGCCCGCGTCAGCGCCCGGGGCGCAGCGCCGCGTAGACCGCTCGCAGCCGGTCGGCGCCCGCCGCGGGTCCACGAGGCGCAGCCGCACCCCGTCCGTGCCCGGCGGCCCGGACGGCCGTACGCGGGTCGTGTCGATGTCCACCGCCAAGGCGTACGACGCCGTGCCGTGGCCGAACCGCCCGTAGATCGCCGGATCTTAGGGGCCGTCAGCACGGCGAGCGGCTCGTCACCCGCCCGGATGTCGTCGAGCCGGCGCCGCATCAAGGAGGTGAGCACCCCGCGCCGGCGGTGGGTGGGGGAGACCCCCACCCTCGTGACGCCGGCCGCCGGGACGGCCGCCCCGCCCGGCACGGAGAGCCGGAAGGTGCACGCGCCGGCCGCGCCGACACAGGTGTCTCCGTCCCGGACGCCCAGCGAGCGGTCGCGCTGCTCGGGGGATTCGGGCACACCCCCGAATGCCAGTTCCAGATGGTCGTACCAGACATCCCACTCATCAGCCTTCAATACGCGCATCTCCAGAGTCATGCGGCCATCCCTAGCAGGGCATTCCGGCCCAGTCGGCCTGTTTTCGGGCGCCCGCGGACCCCCGGTCCGGGGGTACCCCTGCGCATCCACAGCCAGGATGGATAAGGTCCCGAATCAATGGCCGGAGCACGCGTGGAATCCCTCATGGCCCGGATGCGCATGCTGTCGCACCGGGGCCGCACAGCCTTGCGCAAATCAGCCGTCGACTACTTCCGCGGCGACGCCTCCGACTGGCTCGCCTTCGGCGGGCTCCTGCTCACCATCCCCGCCATCGCCTGCGGCACGCTGATGCTGCCCGTCTGGTTCTCGCCGTCGGCGCTCGTCCTGCCGATCGTGGCCGGCGGCCTGCTGCTGCGCCCCGCCAGCCTCCTCGCCCTGTACGCCGCCTCCGCGGCCGCACTGATCGTCGAGGCCCTCGTACTCGGCCCCTATACCCAGGGCCCGGCCCGCGTCACCCCCGGCACCGTGCTGGTGGTCGCGGCGTGCGGGTTCTTCGGCCTGGTCATCGCCCAGTTCCGCAGCCGTGTCGGCGTGCCCTGGCGGCGTGGCGGCACCATGCTCTTCGACCTGCGCGAACGCATCCGCGTGCAGAGCAAACTGCCCGCCCTGCCGCGCGGCTGGCACCGCGAGATGGCCCTGCGCCCGGCCGGCGGCCAGTCCTTCTCCGGCGACTTCGTGGTCGCGGCCCGCACCAACGGCGGCCGGACCCTGGAGATCGTCCTGACCGACGTCTCCGGCAAGGGCATGGAGGCCGGCTCCCGGGCCCTGCTGCTCTCCGGCGCCTTCGGCGGACTGCTCGGCGCCCTGCCCGCCCACGGCTTCCTGCCCGCCGCCAACGGCTACCTGCTCCGCCAGGACTGGGACGAGGGCTTCGCCACCTCCATCCACCTCGTCCTGGACCTGGAGACCGGCGACTACGAACTCCTCTCGGCCGGCCACCTCCCCGCCCTCCAGCTCTCGGCGGGCACCGGCCGCTGGCAGGAGAAGTCCGGCGAAGGCCCGCTCCTCGGCGTCTACGACGGTGCGGAATTCATCCCCGCCCGCGGCAACCTGCGCCCCGGCGACGTCCTGATGCTCTTCACCGACGGCCTCGTCGAGACCTCCGACCGGGAGATCAGCGAGGGCATCGACCGCCTCACCGGCGAGGCCGACCGCTACGTCGCCGCCGGCTGGGACGGCGCGGCCTGGCACCTGATCGAGAAGGTCGCCAAGGACGTCAACGACGACCGCGCGCTGCTGCTCATCCGCCGCTCCGCCTGAGCACGGGGTGGGGTTTGCCCCACCACCGGTCCGCCGGGCGGCGTCATGGCCGCCGACCCGCCATGATCCGTAGCGTCGGAGCCACAATCAGGACGGCGGCGAGAGGCGGCACACCATGAGGCTCCGACGGAGCGGGCGGCAGCACGGGCAGGGCACGGAGAGCGGGTACGGGCACGGGTGCGACAGCACGGCCGCCGTCGAGCTGCGCGGCGTACGGCGGGCCTACGGACGCGGGGGCTCCACCGTGCACGCGCTGCGCGGGATCGACCTCAGCCTGCCGCGCGGCAGCTTCACCGCCGTCATGGGACCCTCCGGCTCCGGCAAATCGACCTTCCTGCAGTGCGCCGCCGGACTCGACCTGCCCACCGAGGGATCCGTCCGGCTCGGCGGGACCGAGATCACCGCGATGAACGAGAACGAGCTCACCGAACTCCGCCGCAGCCGCCTCGGCTTCGTCTTCCAGGCCTTCAACCTGCTGCCGTCCCTCACCGTCGAGCAGAACGTACTGCTCCCGATGCGGCTCGCCGGCGGCCGCTCCGCGCACGAGGGCCGGACCCGCGCCGCCGAGCTGCTCGCCCGCGTCGGCCTGGAGGGCAAGGGCGGCCGCCGCCCGGCCGAGCTCTCCGGCGGCCAGCAGCAGCGCGTGGCCATCGCCCGGGCCCTCGTCACCCGGCCCGACGTGGTCTTCGCCGACGAACCCACCGGCGCGCTCGACACCACCACCGCGGCGGAGGTCCTCGGGCTGCTCCGGGACGCCGTCGACTCCCTGCGCGCCACCGTCGTCGTGGTCACCCACGACCCGGCCGCCGCCGCCCACGCCGACCAGGTGCTCTTCCTCGCCGACGGCCTGATCGCGGACCGGCTGCCGCGCAGCTCCGCGACGGCCGTCGCGGCCCGGATGACCGCACTCACCGCCCCGGCCCGGGCCCGGGCGTACACGGGAGCAGCCGCCTGATCAACCGGTCCGCCGGTGCGCGACGGCCGCCGGGTCGGTCGCAGGGTCACCGCTTCCAGGGACCGACCCCCAGATGCCCGGTGTTGCCGAGGTCGACGGGCCGGGTCAGGCGCAGGCCCAGCCGCGGCGCACCCGGCTTCGGCGTCACCTCCAGCACCCAGCCCTCCACCGGCGGCACGGTCACGTCGGTGATCCGGTCGCGCCAGAGCAGCGCCACCGACGCGGTCTGCCCCGGCGCCAGCGTCACGCGCTCCGGTGGGGCGTCCACGGCCGGCACCTCGGAGGTGATGGGCGCCGAGCCGTGCCCGATCGTCACCTCCAGCAGCTGGTCCTGCTTGTCCAACAGCCGCACCTGTGGATAGCCCTCCAGCACGTACTCGTCCGTACCGCAGTTGACCAGCCGGTAGCCCTCCAGCCGCAGCCCCATCACGGCGTCCCCGGACCCCTCGACGAGCCGGACTCCGCCCTCGGGGCACGGCTCCGGGGCCGGTTCGGGCGTGGCCGGACCCGCGGGCGCAGTCGGAGTGGGAGGGGGAGTCGGGTTCCGGCTTGGGGCCGGGGTCTTCCTCGGCGCCGCGGTCGGCCCCGGCGCGGCCTTCGGCGCCGGCGGGGTCTCACACCCTGCAGCCCCGGCCAGCACCCCCGCCGCCACCGCGCCCCCGACGACGCCCCGCACCCACCGCCTCGTGATCATCCGTCGAGCCTACGACGGTCGGCCGCAGGACGGGGGCGGGGCCGGGCAGGGCCGGGGCGGTGCCGGGGCGGGCCACTCGCCCCGGATTGGCCCACCCGCACGGCACCCGCGCGGGCCTACCGTGTCCCCATGGACCGCACGCTCGCCGCCGACCTGGCCCGGCTCCCCGAACTCCTCGACGCCACCCGCGGCGCCGCCGCCGACGCGCTCGCCACCCTGGACGCGCGTCCCGTCGTACCGCCCGCCGGAAAGCCGCACGACCCCGAGCCCCTCCCCGAGCCCCTCCCGGAGCACGCCACCGGCACGGACGCGGCGCTCGCCGCCTTCCACGACCGCTGGGAGCCGCGCCTGTCGGCCTCCGCGGGACCGCGCTACCTCGGCTTCGTCACGGGAGGCGCCACCCCCGCCGCCCTCGCCGGGGACTGGCTCACCGCCGTCCACGACCAGAACTCCAACTCCGGGCTCGACGGCGGCGGCCAGGACCTCGAACGCGAGACCGTCGGCTGGCTCCGCGACCTCTTCGGCCTGACCGCCGCCCACTCCGGTACGTTCGTCTCAGGCGCCACCATGTCCAACACCACCGGCCTCGCCATCGCCCGCGAATGGCTCGGCGAACGCCTCGGCGTTTCCCCGGCCGAGGACGGCGCGGCGGCCCTCGGCCCGGTCCGCGTGCTCTCCGGCGCCCCGCACTCCTCGATCGCCAAGGCTCTCTCCGTCCTGGGACTCGGCCGCAACTCCCTGGTCCGGGTGCCCACCCTGCCCGGCCGCGAGGCCGTCGACCCCGCCGCCCTGGAGCGGGCACTGGCCGACACGCCCGGACCGGCCGTGGTCGTCGCCAACGCGGGCACCGTCAACACCGTCGACTTCGACGACCTCCGGGCCATCGGAGCCCTGCGCGAGCGCCACGACTTCTGGCTGCACACCGACGCCGCGTTCGGGGCCTTCGCCGCCCTCTCCCCGGAGCACGCGCATCTTGCCGACGGCCTCGATGCCTCCGACTCCGTCTGCGTCGACCTGCACAAATGGCTCAACGTCCCCTACGACAGCGCCGTCCAGTTCACCCGCCGGCGCGACCTGCAGGCCCGCGTCTTCCAGAACTCCGCCGCCTACCTCGGCCCCCTCGGAGACCATCCCGACCTCGTCCACCTCACCCCCGAGAACTCCCACCGGCTGCGCGCCCTCGCCGCCTGGTTCACGCTCCGCGCGTACGGCCGCCAGGGCCACCGGGAGATCGTCGAACGCGACATCGCCTGCGCCCGCGCGCTGGGCGCCGCCCTGGAGGAGGACCCCGCCTTCACCCTCCTGGCCCCGGTCCGCCTGAACGTCGTCTGCTTCACCCTCGCAGAGGCCCCCACCGCGGAGCGCCTCGCCGCCCTGCGGGAGGCGGTGGCCGCCGAGGTGTTCGTCACTCCCACCGTCCACGAGGGAACCGCCGCCCTGCGCGCCGCGTTCTCCAACTGGCGTACCACGCAGGCGGACGTACGCCGGGCAGCCCAGGCCCTCGGCGCGGCAGCAAGGGAGATCGCATGACGGACAGCCCCCTGACTCTGATCGAGGTCGAGTCCCTGGCGCGCAGCGCGCACGAGGGCCAGACCGACAAGGCCGGCCGGCCGTATGCCGAACACCTGGCGGCCGTGGCCGAGGGCGTGCGGCTGCGCGGCGGCAGCGCCGAACAGCAGGCGGCGGCCTGGCTCCACGACGCCATCGAGGACGAGGCCCTCAGCCTCACCTGGCTGGATTCGGCGGCCCTCCCGCAGACGGTGAAGGACATGGTCCTCGCGGTCACCAAGCGCCCGGACGAACCGGTCGAGCGGTACGCGGCCCGCATCCTGGCCACCCCGGGCGCCCTGCTCATCAAGGAAGCGGACCTCGCGCACAACGCGGACCCCGTACGCCTCTCCGTGCTGGACGGTCCCACGCGCGAGAGGCTGTCCGCAAAGTATGCGAATATCCGTTCCCTCCTCGGCCTCACCACCCCGTGACCCGTGCCCCGCGCCCGAAATATTCCTGTCGCACATGTGGTTGGCGGAAACGGAACCACGGCTCTTCGTCACGGGGCGTATAGCCGGGGCCCGTTGGTGGGAGGATGGTCCATGTGGGGGTGTGCCAGGCCGTGCGCCCCAGGCCGACCAGGGGACGACCGAAGGTGTGATCAGTAGTGGCCATTTCGCTGTCAGTGGTGGTTCTGTTGGCGGTCATCCTGGTGGTGCTGATCCGTGGCAACCACATCAAGACGGGCCCCGCCATCGTCGCGGCGCTCTTCGGCTTCTTCCTCGCGTCCAGCTCGATCGCGGACGACGTGAACCGGTTCCTGAACTCCCTCGCGACGATGATCGCGAACATCAAGCTCTGACCCCCTCCGGCTCCGGGCGCGCCGAA
Proteins encoded in this window:
- a CDS encoding ribose-5-phosphate isomerase, producing MRVYLGSDHAGFELKNHLVDWLKNNGHEPVDCGPHIYDAVDDYPPFCLRAAEKTAADAGSLGIVIGGSGNGEQIAANKVKGVRAILAWSVQTAQLGREHNNANVISVGGRMHTQDEAVSFIEAFLATPYSDEERHTRRIDMLSAYETTGELPPIPAHHPQG
- a CDS encoding Fpg/Nei family DNA glycosylase — translated: MPEGHTIHRLAQDHAERFAGRPVRVSSPQGRFAQSAAVLDGRELDGAEAHGKHLFLELGDAWIHIHLGLFGKLGFGPAPAPPATETVRLRLLNEDHYADLRGPTACALIGEGEKKAIHDRLGPDPLRADDDPERAWTRISRSRTTVAALLMDQKIVAGIGNVYRAEVLFRHGIDPYRLGRDLTRGEWDAMWADLAALMREGVRNNRIDTVRDEHLPEAMGRPPRVDDHGGEVYVYRRANMPCHICGGEIRTADLAARNLFWCPGCQSR
- a CDS encoding PP2C family protein-serine/threonine phosphatase, giving the protein MAGARVESLMARMRMLSHRGRTALRKSAVDYFRGDASDWLAFGGLLLTIPAIACGTLMLPVWFSPSALVLPIVAGGLLLRPASLLALYAASAAALIVEALVLGPYTQGPARVTPGTVLVVAACGFFGLVIAQFRSRVGVPWRRGGTMLFDLRERIRVQSKLPALPRGWHREMALRPAGGQSFSGDFVVAARTNGGRTLEIVLTDVSGKGMEAGSRALLLSGAFGGLLGALPAHGFLPAANGYLLRQDWDEGFATSIHLVLDLETGDYELLSAGHLPALQLSAGTGRWQEKSGEGPLLGVYDGAEFIPARGNLRPGDVLMLFTDGLVETSDREISEGIDRLTGEADRYVAAGWDGAAWHLIEKVAKDVNDDRALLLIRRSA
- a CDS encoding ABC transporter ATP-binding protein, with product MRLRRSGRQHGQGTESGYGHGCDSTAAVELRGVRRAYGRGGSTVHALRGIDLSLPRGSFTAVMGPSGSGKSTFLQCAAGLDLPTEGSVRLGGTEITAMNENELTELRRSRLGFVFQAFNLLPSLTVEQNVLLPMRLAGGRSAHEGRTRAAELLARVGLEGKGGRRPAELSGGQQQRVAIARALVTRPDVVFADEPTGALDTTTAAEVLGLLRDAVDSLRATVVVVTHDPAAAAHADQVLFLADGLIADRLPRSSATAVAARMTALTAPARARAYTGAAA
- a CDS encoding DUF4232 domain-containing protein, producing the protein MITRRWVRGVVGGAVAAGVLAGAAGCETPPAPKAAPGPTAAPRKTPAPSRNPTPPPTPTAPAGPATPEPAPEPCPEGGVRLVEGSGDAVMGLRLEGYRLVNCGTDEYVLEGYPQVRLLDKQDQLLEVTIGHGSAPITSEVPAVDAPPERVTLAPGQTASVALLWRDRITDVTVPPVEGWVLEVTPKPGAPRLGLRLTRPVDLGNTGHLGVGPWKR
- a CDS encoding pyridoxal phosphate-dependent decarboxylase family protein, translated to MDRTLAADLARLPELLDATRGAAADALATLDARPVVPPAGKPHDPEPLPEPLPEHATGTDAALAAFHDRWEPRLSASAGPRYLGFVTGGATPAALAGDWLTAVHDQNSNSGLDGGGQDLERETVGWLRDLFGLTAAHSGTFVSGATMSNTTGLAIAREWLGERLGVSPAEDGAAALGPVRVLSGAPHSSIAKALSVLGLGRNSLVRVPTLPGREAVDPAALERALADTPGPAVVVANAGTVNTVDFDDLRAIGALRERHDFWLHTDAAFGAFAALSPEHAHLADGLDASDSVCVDLHKWLNVPYDSAVQFTRRRDLQARVFQNSAAYLGPLGDHPDLVHLTPENSHRLRALAAWFTLRAYGRQGHREIVERDIACARALGAALEEDPAFTLLAPVRLNVVCFTLAEAPTAERLAALREAVAAEVFVTPTVHEGTAALRAAFSNWRTTQADVRRAAQALGAAAREIA
- a CDS encoding HD domain-containing protein, translating into MTDSPLTLIEVESLARSAHEGQTDKAGRPYAEHLAAVAEGVRLRGGSAEQQAAAWLHDAIEDEALSLTWLDSAALPQTVKDMVLAVTKRPDEPVERYAARILATPGALLIKEADLAHNADPVRLSVLDGPTRERLSAKYANIRSLLGLTTP
- a CDS encoding membrane protein, encoding MAISLSVVVLLAVILVVLIRGNHIKTGPAIVAALFGFFLASSSIADDVNRFLNSLATMIANIKL